A genomic window from Lotus japonicus ecotype B-129 chromosome 1, LjGifu_v1.2 includes:
- the LOC130732419 gene encoding B-box zinc finger protein 20, giving the protein MKIQCDVCDKVEASVFCPADEAALCHSCDRAIHHANKLASKHERFTLHHPSSIDLPLCDICQERRACLFCQEDRAILCRECDLSIHRANQHTQKHNRFLLTGLKLSNTCLDSDSSSTDRITVSSEARNSRSSKASRPRSGSNENACSSLRFEDNMASDTGSASTSSISEYLIETIPGYCFEDFLDASFAPNGFCKNYDYHSGFQAQTQVQSPQLSHSSLLLQNGYCTVPVPSPPFMKKSRSSR; this is encoded by the exons atGAAGATCCAGTGTGATGTCTGTGACAAAGTGGAGGCCTCTGTGTTCTGTCCTGCAGATGAAGCTGCACTTTGCCATAGCTGTGATCGCGCCATCCATCATGCAAACAAGCTTGCAAGCAAACATGAGAGATTCACTCTGCATCACCCCTCCTCCATAGACTTGCCTCTTTGTGATATATGCCAA GAGAGAAGGGCGTGTCTATTTTGCCAAGAAGACAGAGCAATTCTTTGCAGAGAATGCGACCTTTCTATCCACAGAGCCAATCAACACACCCAGAAACATAACAGGTTTCTTCTCACGGGCTTGAAGCTCTCCAACACATGTTTGGACTCAGATTCATCGTCCACGGACAGAATCACTGTCTCTTCTGAAGCCAGAAACTCTCGATCCAGCAAAGCAAGCAGGCCTAGATCAGGTTCAAATGAAAATGCCTGCTCTTCTTTGAGGTTTGAAGATAACATGGCTAGTGACACTGGTTCAGCTTCAACAAGCAGCATTTCTGAATACTTGATTGAAACAATCCCTGGTTACTGCTTCGAAGATTTTCTTGATGCATCGTTTGCACCTAATGGTTTCTGTAAG AACTATGATTATCATTCAGGCTTCCAAGCTCAAACTCAAGTTCAATCCCCTCAACTTAGCCATTCGAGTCTTCTTCTCCAAAATGGCTACTGTACAGTTCCTGTACCTAGTCCTCCTTTCATGAAAAAATCTAGAAGCTCTAGATAA